The following DNA comes from Anopheles coustani chromosome 2, idAnoCousDA_361_x.2, whole genome shotgun sequence.
TTTTAACATtcatttgcttgtttttcttttcacccaaCATTTTTGTTCGACTAGAAGATTTTTTccaggtttttttaaaaccttttaaaactttaaaagatgacaaaaattagtttttttccAGATCTCACTTACCAGAaacaatttgattttaatttagttttgaatgcttttaaaaagaatttttTAAGGCTACCTCCATTGCAGAAAGTTCAGATAACAATTTTACAGTTTCTTACCGACTTTTGGGCACATTTTCAGATTCGTTCGAAATGAACCTTTATGGTTCCGGAAACCGCCTTTAAATACTTTTGCCTCAGTCAATTTATCTCGAACTCATTCCATATTGGGTTTTTTTAGTTAACGTTTCCCAATCCCAATCAAACAGATTTACGATGGAACCATCAGAAATTAGTGCTTTCGAAGCCAAGTCCACGATACCGTGAGACTTTTGTGGGCCGAAAGTGGGCAGAAACTATATCCACAAAACGGCCCCTAGAGGCCTCGATTGTTTGATTCgattgtttgttattgttacGCCCAATTGTGTCCGTTATGGTTTATGATCGTCAAAATTATAAACACCGTTGACAAATTTGCACATTGTCGAATTAATGTCGTCTGGAGGACGCCATAGTTTATTGCCACAGTGTTTTTCCCCTGGGGGTTGAAATTGGGTTTtggtaataaaaaatataattaattgGTATGATGCAGACGGAAAAGAAACGCCTccatttttcccccctttgaTTGTAACTGTTTGgcttttcttggaatttaatAGCACATTGAACTACATTAAATTGCCCTGTTGCCTTACAAAGACGCGACTCATTGTAGTATATTGTGACCACCTTAGCGTCACGTACTTTCCGAACAACATAATTTTCGCCATTCCCGGCCGTTAACGAATGTCGTGGTCCGCTTTTCGGGTCGtcaattttccaaaactaGCTTCCTCGCGCCGGGTTCCATTAATcaatggaaggaaaagaacCGTGCGCCAACACGTCAACACCTGCTCCCATGCCCTCCTTCCCGGAAGTGGCCCCCAGTCCCCCTTTCGATTTCTGCCTGATGAGCATTAGCATGCGAGCGACGTTTCCGATGAGCTCGCGGTCGGGTTGTAAAATTActgtacaacaaaaaataaaaacactaccCATGCGCTCGGTTTCGATTTCGAGTTCAATCAAACGGATGGCCAAACAACGCCACCAACTGCGCGGGCATGATTTATGGCCGCCGGAAGCACTTGCCACGGGGTGGGAAAGGTGTTagttttccaccttttctCATCCGGCCCCACGCCAAGGGTGATCAAAATTCGATTACTCGACCAGCTTTGCTTCCCCATTCTCGTCCCCCCGAACCCGGGTTTTGATAATTACTGCGCTGTTGGAATGGTTTCCTGGCGTTCTCATCAATTTTAAGGTAGACCCTTCCCTTTTATCAACTCAGCCtaattttttcttccaattctggtttttcgtttttcctacgCAGCGATGCCACCGCCCAGATTTCCGAGATCATTAACTTTATCGGCACGATGTCGGCGCAGGCCCAGGGCCTTTCGGTGCCGGTGACCACGGCCCAGAAGCTGCGCAACTCCGACCACCACATCTACCTGATGTTCGAGCCGAACGACAAAAAGTATGGATAACACCGGAGCGAAACCGGACCAAACCAAGTCATTCAttccgtttgctttttttcccccagcgGTCTCGTCGTGGGCATCCTGAAGGTGGGCCGCAAATCGCTGTACGTGTTCGATCCGTCCGGCGAGACGGTCAACGTGACGGCCCCGTGCGTGCTGGACTTTTACGTGCACGAGTCGCGCCAGCGCGGCGGGCTCGGCCGGGAGCTGTTCGAGCATATGCTGCGCGAGGAAAACATACGCCCCGAGGAGCTGGCCATCGACCGGCCGTCGGAGAAGTTGCTCGGTTTTCTGCAGAAACACTACGGTACGGACGGATGTGGTAGCCGGGCTTTTATCGCAAGCCTCTATCATCTTTTTCGCGGTCGAGctgcgtttgtgtttgttcgtCTGCTTCCTATTTCCGGATGTTCCGCCTCGGGCCTCGGGCATGTTCCACCCGGAGCCATTTAAGTCACGCGATGAGCCATTGCAGGGTTTATGGTTGGcacgccaaaaaaaaaacgcccggCGCGAGCACTGCGAAAAGGAATAAATATCCCGGAACACTAAAGCGGTCACAGATGTAGAGAAGTTAGAGAAGCTTTCAAGTTATTCTTTGCTTTCTGTAGCGCCgttgcattatttttattccccAAGATTGTTCGATTATAGAAGGAAAAGTTGAACAGTAAAGTATAAATGAAACGTAAAGATAGAATTCTCAAGGCCTAAGCAAACATTcagcataaaatatttattacgcttggaatattaatttaaaataaggtAGCAGAAACGAAAGAGTTTAAATTCTTATGCCACCAATGACTAATGAAGAAACAACTTATGATAAAAAGGATAATTGGGATAAAAGAGTCCCGCTTGGTATATCTAGTGCGAGGTAAAACCTGCCAGCTTTACGATCGAACTCAACATAACTATATCGTTATCGAGGAAAGGAAGCACGCGAACAAATTACGCTAGTATCCACATCCTTCGTTAACCAACCCTCTGGCCAACCATTCGCGAACACTAACGTGACTcgttttctctttcgttttCCGACTGCGCACACTTCATCATCGCCAGGGCTGTCGAAGAAGATTCCACAGATGAACAACTTCGTCGTGTACGAGGGATTCTTTGCCAGCAACGGGCaaaactcttccgatatcgaTGGCCGCCGTATGCACATCACCGCTAGGTAGGTGTGGTTTTTGGTTGGTTTGCATAGTTTCTTGCTTTAACATGAGgaaaaaattaatctttctTAATGTTGAAGGAATTTCCTCTTGGTAGCGGATGTTAACGAACGGGAAACTAAGGACGGGGATTTACGGATACTAATCTTAAATTCATTAATTCAAACCTCTTCTATTTCTTCTCCGCCGTATCTCTAACCCTTTCCCTCAACTCCCTCCCCCTGTTAACTGATCGATTTAAATCGTCATCGCTGATCCCAAAAATCGCCTTCaacaacacacatacaaacccCACCGCCCTCCATTTCCGCACACGCAGTCCTAACACGAACCTCTTCGGGCCGACATTCACGACGACCAACGCCGAAGAGAGGCGCCGGTCCACCTCGCAGACACGCTCCCCGGTCGCCCCGATGCCGGTCGTCGCCCAGCCCCCCGTCGGTCGGTACGCTGCCAAGCGGCCCACTTGCAGCATGGCCCAGGTAATTGCGCTCTaatgacacacacacagctacACCATCCCACCGTTCCCGTTCTGAATCCTGTCACGATCCGCACGTGCTTGGCGTGCTTGGCGTCCCATTCGTGGCGTGACCGCGAAGGATTCGTCTCTTCGTGAAACCGAAGCGAACGTTCTGCATTCTAACGGCTTTTGGCTTTTGGCTTCACTAGAGAGTGACACTAATAATCCAGCGCAGGGTGAAATGTGCAGCATTGGCCACACACTGTCCTGCGCGAAACGCGATGTTATCAGTAGGGTTTTCCCCCCTCCGGCGTGTTGGTGAAAACTATGCCAGAAAGTTCAAACATTAATCGTCGTGTGCTTTTCTCCTCGACCCGGCCTTTTTGTATTCTTGGAGATTACTTTTGCCGCAATATGTGTCAACCGAGAATGGAGGGTAAAAGAGGGTCGAAAGGACAAAAAGTTAGCTCATCCGGTGGGGTTTTGTCGAGAATGTTTAAACCACTAACCTAACCGTTTGTTAACACGCTAGCTTTCATTCGGAAAGGGAATGGCTCGTTGTGATTTTTCTAACGACGCTTCTGTTGAATgtaatttatgcaaaaattgttttccaaactTTTAAATAGTCTCACTGACAAGTTGAACACTTTCTTATAACTCGGCACAGAGAAATTTACAATCCCAAGTAGGATAAAACTGTAATGTTTGGCACGTAATTCCGTTGCATGTGCATTCCGTTTCTGTTTTCCTCGCGATAAGAACGGCCAAGGTTTTTCTAACACCCTCCAACTACTACCACTATTGGAGGATTCCATCAACAAGAGCGGAGGTAATCCACGATCGATCGCTATCGTTTGCTTCCCTCCGGATTTCCGGGCAGGCCCAGGTCCCGGACGGTCTATTACACTGATCGTTGGCTTTATTGCGCTCGAATGCATTTGATACGATTTACTAGGTGCGATTAGTTTCCGACAACCGGGTACTTGCTTTCTCCGGACCGATAAATCTTGAACGAAAGCATGAAGCTACGAAACCCCTCGTGGGTGAAATTCCGATGgatgaaggaaggaaaattatagcTCACGGCACGGAGTTGGTGAAGGATAATTTGCACGTCAGGTTTGAGGCTCACCCGCTCTTTGGCAACAATGATTGCTCAATTTGGTTTTGCATGCGAAGATGGCATTGCATTGGATGGTCTATGACCACGTTAAAAGTTTGCGAAGGAGGAAAACGAAGTTGAAAATGATCACAATCGATGTAGGGGAATTTGAATGATAACTTTATTTCCAATACATTGTCCCAatctaaaaaataataacatctCTTTATGTTGCATTAATTTACATTGGAAAGTATGTGCAATCACGGAGCACAAATCTTACCACGAACCAAAAACAAGGACCAGTGTCCATCCTCGTACACGCGCGGAAAAACCTCGTCCCGTTTGACATGAAAAGTGCCACTCATCATGCAATCCTTACCGTTGGTGGTTGCAAACTTGGAACGGTGGCCATTTTTGAAACGGATGCCCTTATTTCCCTCCAACTTCTGCCCTGTTTTTTGCTTTGATGCAACGCGGTATATTTATTCGATTCCGCATGCAACGACATTGACTTCGACGAGTTGGCAGAGCGGTCCGTGGTTGACCCGTGTTTGGGAATGTAAATGCCAGGGATATGCGACAGGAGTGAAATTCACTTTCACTGGACGGGTTGACGGTTGTTGAATGTAAATTCTGCCTCAACCTTTACGCTTTCCTGACCTTCTTCGTGTGAGAAACGAGAAACGAATCAatgcgtttattttttaacattaacAACACTACTTTTACAACACGCTACCCTGCAGCACTTGAATCGTGTCATTTAGATCACGTGTCTAAAACaagcaaatattttttatatcctAATCGAACCAGTTGAAGGGAAATTTATcctcgtttttatttctttctgtgTGAAACatcatgcgcctccattaggcacaaaacaaacaaaaaatgcatGGGAATCAAACTGTTCTAAACATCGAGTTAACTtggaattaaaatatttccctcTATTTTACAGATAATTCACAACAGCCCTACGACAGTATCAACGGAACCGAACAGGTAAATATGGCGCACAAGGACTTAGGACGAAAACATTCCCGCCCCCCTCACCCTCACTGTTATATTGGAGGTTATGCGATAATTTCGAGGCAACAGGACGCCCTCTTTAAATTAAGACATTAATTTACCAAAAATGCACCTCTCTCATTGAATTTACCAAAAATGCACCTCTCTCATTGAAGATGGGCTTGAGCTTTGTTTTGTGGAAGTAATGTTCGTTCGTGTCATTTTCTACAACATATACTTTAGATTGTTCATTAATTAGTGCTTACCTTTTCGCCATCAGTTCGTAATGGATTAATTTTGGTTCTTCGTTCGCATtcattttctattcttttcttctgtttcccttcttctttttctttcattccatACTTTCATTTGCAGGAACTTTACGTAAAGAGCCCGCGCTGCACTGAACTAGCAACTACCATCCTACCCATCCAACAATGCCGTGGTGGATTAgatatgtttatttaaattaaagaagaaaaacaacgtcTCCCTCGGACGCACTGCGATACCTGCACACTTACGTTAAACGATCTAGACATAAACAAACGCAATCGGGTACGGTTGCCGGACGCACGGACGCATTATCCGACCACGTGGACAAACGACAACCTCCTGCCCCGTGTCAGAGTGATGACGAAATTGGCgataatggttttattttctgttttgattCGAAACGAACTGCTGCTCTAGACGATAAAAAAATCGACCCATCGTATCCATTCAAGAATTGCATCTTCTATTATGCGAttgcaattgaaaaacaacaagcTTTAGCCAGACGGTTCCGTTGATTTAAGcctcttttttttgtcgctaATAACTATCCTTATTTTAATTTCGTCTAGCATCACACCAGCTCGTTAAGTTTTCTTCTCGCGCGGTACACTCGAAAAAGGACAGAGGTTTTgccttcgtttcgtttatttatttgtttcaatgaaaagaaagcaatAAAACTTATTCGCACATCGTTGGCCTGTTAcactcgtgttttttttttttgttttttgtttattttcttacattttttgTTACAGCTTTTTACATCTAACCTAGCAACCATGCTAGCCTACTGTAAAGcatttgatgttgaatcgtCAAACCTCTAAATGGCAAGAAAAATTGGTCAAGTAGACAATTCGTCGCTTTCTATGATCCACCGCAATCATAGTTGGCGCATAGATGTTTGTAGTAGACACGACCAGGCGAGGggtgcaggtaaaagtaggggaaaatcgatttccggtcgaaaacatacttttgcgagcattgttgtgattcgcgctcgttttctgatgcgaaaaagcgatcaCAGCCTACCTTATCCTGTATCCCTCGACTGGTCGTCTCTACTACAAACATTCAACCGCTAGCTATCATTTTGGtggatcctagaaagtgatgaatTATCTACTTCACCAATTTTTCTTGCAATTTGGAGGTTCGacgattcaacatcaaatattTTACAGTAGGCTagcattcttgatgttctacgtACATTGCCGGGGAATCACCTTCCTACTTTAATTTCATTGCTTTGTGCTGAAACAGCATcttctttttgatttttcaattgtcaatcatttgcttccttttttcgccCTATTTCTTCCACCTGTCGAGTTTCAAAGGCAAATTTACAAACACTTCAGTTAGTAAATCTGTAGTGTGTTAGTTTTTCGATGGTTTGGACCCAAGCAGTGCTTTGTTTTCCGCTTAAACTAATCACCGGTAgtctcttcatcatcatcatcatcgtcaatcATCATCCTCCGCACCGGTAGTGTTTTCGGTAGTTTGGTTTGGCCGCGCGTGAACATCTGTTTGTTTCGcttcctccctcccctccGGTATCTGTTCTTGCAGCACCGCTACTAACACTAACGCCAACGGGCACGCTAACGGCAACGGTCACGATGCTGATCacgatcaccatcatcatcaccatcagtcgcagcagcagcagcaacagcagcatcattCCGAGCAGTACGAGACGGACTCCATCGACGGTGGGGATGCGGGGCACTATCCACACCACGGCCAGTTCCACCATCAAGCCGGCCACAACCCGGACGAGGATGAGCCGCTGGCCGATAAGATGCAACGCATGCAGTTGCACTCCGCTCGGGGTGGCAGCGCTGgcactggtggtggtggtgtggaagGCCATGCGCCTCCACTGGAGGTGAAGTTCGCCGACCAGCCGGAAACGCTGTCGTACGAGGACATTCCCGAACCGGGCCCCGACCCAGACCCGTACGATTTCCATCCGCACCATCTCGAGCTCGAGCAGCCGCCCGAGGATGGGGTCGGCGGCAATCGCGAGCTCTCTCTATCGCCTCAATCTGTCAGCCAGCAGGCAACGCCGGAGCACCCGTCGGCGGCCGGGATCGGCGGGATGGTGATCGGCGGGAGCGGCCGGAAGCCGGCCCGCTACAGCAAGCAGCACACGGGGCTGAAGAACATCTCGTTTGGTGTCGGGGCGGCCGTCATGCCGAGCGGCAAGATGGAGTTCGAGCAGGAGCAGAACGAGGGTTTCGGCTCGGTGAAGATCAACCGACCGATCGGCaatgctgctggtggtgggcGCCACACCGACGACAACGAGTCGGTCTACTCGCGGGACTCCAACGGCAGTGGCCAGCACGGCGGGAGTCACTTTGATCTCAAGTTTTACCACAATAAGCTGTGGTAAAGGGAGGAAACCCTAAAGCGAACTACAAGTTACCAAAGAGAAGAAATGCCACGGATAACCCTATCAGCCCTAGACCCTGATCTCGTTCATTTCaactgttttattatttaaaagttcTAAAAAAAAGTCCTAATTACGATTGTTTTTAGTAACCTTTGTCCCTACAAAGCTAcaaaataactgaaaattcCTTCTGATACTTCTTTATCGATAAACAAGGCAAGAGCAATATTGAACATAATAAATAGCACAGAAACACCAGCAGTTTACGGTTTATCCGGGCCATTTCCAAGCGTTGGCGTAATTGAAAGGGTATAGAATTGTACAACCAGATTAAGAAAGAACAGACTATGAACGATATTTTAAAACCCTGACCACTAGAAGCTAGATAGAAAGCGATGAACTGTAAACCAAGAGAACAGAAAAGCAAAGCAGTGCGTACTGCATCATTTCCCTCTGTTCCGGGACGGGACGTTCCGTTCGTCGACACTGCGGTTGAAGCTGCGAGGAATGCGAACGTGCTTGGTTTTCCCCTCTAGCGTTTCCGTTGGAATCCACATTGGCTTCCCGCGTTGTTGCAAAGTGTGTTGTTGTTAAGTTTGGTTTGTGTTCCTGTGTTGCGCCTTGGCATTTGGTGGCCGACTGTTTGGCCACGGTTGAGATTAGGTTAGATTTCTCTACAGTTGACGCTTATGTTTCGATtttgttccgttccgttttccgtttgttttccagCGGTAGTTAACTCTTCCCCCTTTCTACGGTGTGGCGTGTTGCGTAGTTTCTCTTGAGAGTCGAGTCTATTCAtttatggtttttcttttcatgccgaatgttgctgtttgttgttgattCGTTTTCGTTGCAGAAATATACAGCAGGATTTCCTGAAGGATTACATTATCCACTGAGCCCGCGAAACGGAAGTGAAGGGAAAGTAAATACACCGCCGTCGCCGTGGGTGTGACTATCAGACCTGAAAACATACACATCTTGTTAGTTTGTAAGTCGATGATGGGGAAGGGAAGATAGGACGAATAAGAAACCAGTTACTATAATCACCTGCAGTGTCCTCCCCTCTCCAGTGTACGGCCATCCATATTTGATCCTTAGCTTTCGTACCCTACAAAACGGACAACTTGGTTTTGGAAAAAGGCTACTGAATTGATCACTTACCACTGGGCGATATTTATATTTGTGTGTAActtatatttataaaaatccCTTTAGAAATGTACCACTAGAAGCAACCGACGTGTGTTCGTCTGAACGTTAGGAAACCCCTCGCTTTAAGCCTGTAATCCCCTTTCCCTTGCAATATTCTATAGATGGAAGTTtcggaaaataaaccaacaataaaacattgcCTAAATACCACATCTCGTTATGCGTTAGTTTTAACTGCTTTGTCTATTTGTATTGATTTATTATCAGCATGAGATAAACGTTTTACTTCTAGCCAACCGACCGATACCGCACTTCCGTGCGTTTAGGTTTTCTACAAAGTAGGCGGTGGTGGTATTGGTTACGatacaaataaaatggaaGCTTAAGATTGAAAATACATTACTCAAGTGTAACAAAAGAATGAAGAATGTTGTAATGCAGAAGAATTGCTACCGCATCGAGCTCATTTCATCCCCGGtagcaaaataaaaccttacTGATAAATGCAGCGCAAAATGGATTGCAtcgttcatcttttttttttttgtcctggTACGTCAATCACGTGAGCAACGTGGAGCCAAAATGCTGTTTGTGGTTATCTCTATACAATAAAATcatcttttcgtttcgtttcaattCCATGCTAGAGTGTTTAACAGTTACAATTTGCTCAAAGCTGGAAGCATAGTATTCCTACCGAATACAGTGTGGATTAATTTCTAAAGTCATGCTAATGTGATTAATCACCGATTACTTTGTTTCTTGTATATGTATATGGTAGTAACCGAAATATGTAAAATTTCATCTcttcattctctctctctgtctctctgtcCCTTCCCATAACGCAAATACTAGTGTACTCAAATGGTTTCCCCTCCCATTCCACGCAGTCTATCTGTTCGTCTATCCGCACCTTCTTGTCGTTAAATGTTTGTCTCAGTGTTGTTTTGAAATCACAGGCGCTAGGCTACTATGTTCGATCCGTGTTTTCGATCGTTTACATAAACGCGCTTCGCATTTGTTCTAGATGATGATGGGTACTGCTTTTCACAACCCCATGCGTATgttaaaaggtaaaaaaaagaaaactgttaaaaaaataatccctCAAACTCATTCACACCGTTGTTACGTCCGCGTTTGGATTATATACTAACGTTAACAGCTTATATGGAGTAAGAGTAGATAAGGCAAATTGCATTAATTGCACTTAACTATGTTCGCACTTTTCACCGTGTTTTACGTCTTTCCATACTTCTTCGTTTTGCCAATGCCCTTCTATTCGAGCCCTTCTCTTTGGATCAAGCTTTCGCGATACGAAGCGTGAACAAACTGCTGTActggtttaaaaggtgctattTAAAGGCGAAAGATCGAATAAAGGAAGCCACACACAGAGAGATGGATATCGTTGCCCTGAATTCATCGCCCCAACCGCTTAGGACGTTTGATCTTTCAGCCGCGATTGGGCACGCGTTAGTTCGGAGTCGGCGCGCACCCGGTTGAAGGCATCGGTCTTCACAAAATCCACCGTCGTGTACGGTGTGCGACTGGTTTGGACCACGGGTTTCGGTGTCACACCCGTTCCTGCTCCGTATGACGATTCTCCAtcccgatgatgatgattatgatgatggtgTCTCGAGGAACCACCGTACATTCCCGACGAACCGGTGGCAGAGAGACCACCATCGTTGACGGCGGAAGACGAAGTGGCCGCTAGGTTTTGGGAGCCACTTGTCCCGctgtaaacaccaccaccgataCTGCTCGGTCCGGAGTAGTTTGTGTTGGCGGAGTTCGATTTTTGCGGACTGCTCGAGTGGTCCAGATCGAGATACTGTAAACGATCCTCGTTCTTTCCCGCGGCACGTGGAGATACCACCGACAGCTAAAAGGGGCGAGGGACAGAGAGCGAAAAGGAAATAGTAAATCATAACACAATTCCAATTTCCAATTCCAATTGATCTTAAACCCTCATAGACTCACCAAAGACATATTTGCGTCCTGCGTGTTGCCATAGGTACTTTCCGTGGCTTGATTCGAAGCTAGATTCAGCGCGACGGGGCCTCCCTTGCGACGCATAGAATTTGTCCCGAACTGTTCGAACGAATATACAAATAAACAGATTGTCTACGAAACTCTTCTCACTTTCCCCGTTGTGGCCTACCTTTGGTGTTGCCGGTTTACGTGTGCGATCAACGGTCGGAGGACTTTTGGCTGCCTGTTGTTGGCCACTTCCGCCACTCCCTCCACTCgccgggggtggtggtggtaccgGTGTGACTGGAACGGTCGAATTAACGAGTGCAATTTGCTGCTGCTTTACGCCCAGCGTAACTGATTCGATCGATTTCGTGATATCCAACGTCGAACGGGGCTTCAGGCGACGATTGATGGCCGGTGCTGAAGCGTCAGGCTGTAGTAAAACAAAAGGGGAAAACCGGCGTAACGTTAGCTACATTCCCAACACAAAAAACCAGCAACAACTCCTGTACCTGTTCACTGAAATCAAAGCGAAACACATTTCCCTCCACCTTCGTCGGGGCTGCGTTCGTGTAGCAGTGAGGACGGGGGCGTCCGAGCGTACCGCACTGGCTACCGCCAAATTCACTGATCAAATTCGGCGTACTCGATGCGACCAGATCGCAATGGCTGAGCGGCGACAGTAGGTCACCGTCCGCCAGATGCATGCTACTTCCGGTGGTGTACGGATGCTGATGGGAACGTGGAATATCgtaaaactgctcgatgtgcTATGGCgataatagaaaaataaagtaccAAATGTTAGAAACGATAGAGGGTAGAGAGCAtgagtaaacaaaattatactCACAGCAGACGCTTCCTTCGGTCCAATGGCGGGGGAAACATTTTCCGTATCGGATGAAATAAATTCTTTGCTCctgaaagtaaaagaaaaatcccatTAATTACTCGTAAACGTCAAATCCTCTATAGCAAACCGTTGCTATGGCAAATAATGTGGGTTGCTTATTGCACCGTTGAGTAAGTAATTAACGACTCTAAAGTTTTTTCACAACTATGTGACTCGACTCGTTGAGATGATTACAAAGAACTACAAAACCGACATTAAGTGTTCAAACCGATATCCGGTATGAAACAATTTGGTCTTTTTCATACTTGCTCTGTGTTATCTCATTCTTGCCATGTTAATACAAAGTTTAATAATGATTCACAACATACTTTTCGATTCCTTCCAAATTCATGCTCGTTCTTTTCGGTGGTCTCGGCGGGGCTCCTGCTGCTGGCCCAGCGCCTGCAGCTACGGCCATAGTGGACCCCCCATTCCCTGAAGATCCGGAGATTTGCTGCAACTTCTGAGattgttgctggtgctgttgttgttgttgttgttgttgcttttccTCCGTATTGGGAACTTTGGAAAATCGCTGCACATACGTCCATCCAACGGCATCGTTTTCGATGGAACTGTCCGACGGTCGGGTGTTCCGATCGATCGTTCCACCAGTACCGCCGTTACCCATCTTCGCGCCACCTTCTCCGCTTCCACCCGAGGCACTCGTGCCACCTTCTCCACCACCTCCGGCGGCATTTGCCGTCCACTCATCATCGGTGAAGACACTCTCCGAATCGGACGGGCTCGATTTACCACTGCTCGGGGGGATCACGATGCCACCGGATGAGCCGGGAGTGGTAGCGATCTTCCCCGATGCTCCCGTTGGCGTTACCAACGACGAAGGCCCGACCGATTGACCGCCAACGTTGTTCCTCTTTGGTGAGTACGGTTGCTCGTTGTTGACGAGATTGAAGCCAATGTTGGTGTGGCTCCGGGGTGTTTCGTAGAACCGTGGATCGAGTGAATTGAGCGGCGTTACCGGACTACCCGAGTAGCACTCGCTGATCGGTATGTAGGGACCGGATGAGGTGCTTAAGGCCGGCGATGGTTGCTCCGGCCCACTATCAAACGCGTTCGAGGGGGACCGTTCGGTGAGCTTTAAATTTTCCGGAATTTTCTTAcgatggtgctgctgttgctgttgtt
Coding sequences within:
- the LOC131267735 gene encoding alpha-tubulin N-acetyltransferase-like → MEFRFNMHPLFRSRIVRINNSLLPTGFTAQSRRVALDATAQISEIINFIGTMSAQAQGLSVPVTTAQKLRNSDHHIYLMFEPNDKNGLVVGILKVGRKSLYVFDPSGETVNVTAPCVLDFYVHESRQRGGLGRELFEHMLREENIRPEELAIDRPSEKLLGFLQKHYGLSKKIPQMNNFVVYEGFFASNGQNSSDIDGRRMHITASPNTNLFGPTFTTTNAEERRRSTSQTRSPVAPMPVVAQPPVGRYAAKRPTCSMAQIIHNSPTTVSTEPNSTATNTNANGHANGNGHDADHDHHHHHHQSQQQQQQQHHSEQYETDSIDGGDAGHYPHHGQFHHQAGHNPDEDEPLADKMQRMQLHSARGGSAGTGGGGVEGHAPPLEVKFADQPETLSYEDIPEPGPDPDPYDFHPHHLELEQPPEDGVGGNRELSLSPQSVSQQATPEHPSAAGIGGMVIGGSGRKPARYSKQHTGLKNISFGVGAAVMPSGKMEFEQEQNEGFGSVKINRPIGNAAGGGRHTDDNESVYSRDSNGSGQHGGSHFDLKFYHNKLW
- the LOC131267729 gene encoding protein daughter of sevenless: MATNKEVYHEGWLIKSPPTKRIWRARWRRRWFTLKQGELPGQFFLEYYADRKCRKLKGTIDLDQCEQVDAGLRLDRQKEKYAHMFDVKTPTRTYYLAADTEEDMRGWVNCICQVCSLQETQTVDDRPYYNIGAINMADAINMAETVVETRAPTRSTAGNGVPAVQQTETDVSNETETTMLNHSVTADAAMEQQQQHQQQVPQPQPPVQQMPKRTATAAYNPYGTYQNEEMMGLRSMDYTNRETIICEAKLGGAHPSQTNAEAYSNLDVIIERSQSLRGKPGGKNGEASTSSATLLANGGSPLVNHMRTQSLNIEQQQQQQHHRKKIPENLKLTERSPSNAFDSGPEQPSPALSTSSGPYIPISECYSGSPVTPLNSLDPRFYETPRSHTNIGFNLVNNEQPYSPKRNNVGGQSVGPSSLVTPTGASGKIATTPGSSGGIVIPPSSGKSSPSDSESVFTDDEWTANAAGGGGEGGTSASGGSGEGGAKMGNGGTGGTIDRNTRPSDSSIENDAVGWTYVQRFSKVPNTEEKQQQQQQQQHQQQSQKLQQISGSSGNGGSTMAVAAGAGPAAGAPPRPPKRTSMNLEGIEKSKEFISSDTENVSPAIGPKEASAHIEQFYDIPRSHQHPYTTGSSMHLADGDLLSPLSHCDLVASSTPNLISEFGGSQCGTLGRPRPHCYTNAAPTKVEGNVFRFDFSEQPDASAPAINRRLKPRSTLDITKSIESVTLGVKQQQIALVNSTVPVTPVPPPPPASGGSGGSGQQQAAKSPPTVDRTRKPATPKFGTNSMRRKGGPVALNLASNQATESTYGNTQDANMSLLSVVSPRAAGKNEDRLQYLDLDHSSSPQKSNSANTNYSGPSSIGGGVYSGTSGSQNLAATSSSAVNDGGLSATGSSGMYGGSSRHHHHNHHHRDGESSYGAGTGVTPKPVVQTSRTPYTTVDFVKTDAFNRVRADSELTRAQSRLKDQTS